The DNA region CAGCCCGTTCGGCGGATCCAGCCGTGGACCACGCTCCCGAACCCGGCGCGGACAGGACGCTCTGGTGCGGTTGCGCCTCACCCTTGCCGAGGCCGTCTTCGGCATCACCAAACCGTTGGACGTCGACACCGCAGTGGTGTGTCCCACATGTCAGGGCAACGGCTCCCAGGACGGTTCGCAACCCACGACCTGTGAGAACTGCAAGGGTTCCGGTGAGGTCATCTCGGTGCAGCGTTCCTTCCTGGGCAACATTCGCACCGCTCAGCCCTGCCCAGTCTGTCGCGGTTTCGGCACGGTCATCCCCCATCCCTGCCAGGAGTGCTCCGGTGAGGGGCGGGTACGCACCACTCGTACGATCAATGTGCGCATTCCAGCAGGTGTGGCTGATGGCAACCGCATCCACCTGGAGTCCCAGGGGGAGGTCGGCCCCGGTGGTGGCCCGGCTGGTGATCTCTACGTGGAGCTCACCGTGGCCAGGCATGACGTGTTCCGTCGCAATGGGCAGAACCTCGAGATGACGATCTCGGTGCCCATGACGGCCGCTGCCCTGGGGACAACCATTCCGGTACGTACCCTCGAGGCCGATCGTGACGACATGGACAAGGCCCTGGGCAGCGTCGATCTGGACATACCCGCCGGCACCCAGTCCGGGACCAAGGTGACGATTGAGGAACGCGGTGTGCCACGCCTGCGGGCATCCGGACGCGGTGATCTCGTCGTCGAGGTCATCGTCCAGACCCCGACCAAGCTCGATCACGAGCAGGAGGAACTGCTGCATCGGCTTGCCGAGATGCGCGAGGAGACCAGCCCGGCCGTGTCTGTGCACTCCTCCTCGGGGGGCAAGAAGGTGTTCTCCCGGCTGCGTGAGGCCTTCGGCGGATGAGTGACGCCTGCTTCATCGCAGATCTGGGCCCTGCCACGTCGGGTGACCAGCCCCCGGCCGTCGGCGACCTCGTGGAGATCACGGGATCCGAGGCCCATCATGCTGCCGTGGTGCGACGCATCGAGGTCGGGGAATCCGTCCTGGTCACCAATGGCCAGGGACTCGCAGTACGTGGGCCGGTCGTGGGCGTCGCAAAGCGGTGTGTGCAGGTGCGTGTCGCGGAGACTCTGCGATCCGCCGAGCATGCACACCGCTGGGTGGCCGTGCAAGCCCTGGCCAAGGGGGATCGCGCGGATCGTGCCGTGGAGACCCTCACCGAGATGGGCGCGGACGAGATCATCGCCTGGCAGGCCTCCCGATCCATCTCACGATGGTCGGTGGACAAACGGGACAAGGGAGTGGCCAAGTGGCAGGCCACCGCCCGTGAGGCGACCAAACAGTCGCGCAGGCTCACGATCCCCCCAGTGCGTTTTGCCACCACCCGACAGATATGCCAACGCATCCGCAAGACGGAACGCACCTTCGTCCTGCACGAATCGGCCGAGACCACGGTGGACCCCAGCCAGATTCCCGCTGGAGGCGAGGTCATGTTCATCGTCGGTCCCGAGGGTGGCATCAGCCCCGACGAGTTGGATGCCTTCGTCGACGCCGGCGCGCTCCCGATCCTCGTCTCCGACGGGGTGCTGCGCACCTCGACGGCTGGTGTGGTTGGACTGGCACAGCTGAGGATCCTCGCGGGGGACTGAGCGGCTGAAGCCTTGTGAGGTGAGCAGGTGTGCATGACACCTGGTTCAGGCACACCCGAGCATGGTGCTCGGCACTCGTCGAGGGCGCCGCGTCAATTCTCGCAGAAAACCGTCTCACGGTTCCACGGTGATCGTGATGGGTCCGCCCCTGGTGACGATGTCGAAGGGTCGGGGTACGATGGTGAGGATGTCGAGAGGCCGGTGTGCGACCCGGCCCCGGCGTCAACCGGGGCCAGAATCATGGTTTCTCAGTCGCTCGAGTTATGTCCTCGACTCACACTCGCGACGACGGGCAACGTCCGCAGTTTCACTTCTTCTTGGACTTCTTCGCAGCGGTCGCGATGGCGAGCAGGCCGCCGGCGTAGCCGACGTTGCGCACGAACTCGTCGATCTGCTGCGCACGGGCGTCGCCCTCGTAGTTCCAGAAGGGATGGCCGGCAAGGGTGGTCGGCACGAGCTGCAGGGCAAGAATGGTGGCGGCGGTGCGCGGCTTGATCCCCAGCACCATGGCTGCGGAGGCGGCAACCATCGTGCAACCGTTGATCTTGGCGAGCAGGGTCGGCTCGACGTCGCTCAGCTGTGACTTGACCTGCTGGGGGAGGGAGTCAATGAACTCCTCGATGATCCCGGTGAGCTGGTCGGCGTTCTGTGCGGCATTGAGGCCACCCTTGACCATGGGGGCGGCAGCGGCGGCGCGGGCGACAAATTTGAACAAGGACATGTGGACTCCTCCTGCGGTGAAAATGCTGTGGTTCCATCGTGCCACGCGACGTGCGTGATGATGCGGACGTTCAGAACTGTGCCGACAGGGCAGGGATGGTCTGCGCAGCAGTCCTGTGCTGCTCCGCCACGATTGCGCTCAACCATGCGGTGACGTCATGACGTTCCTCATCATTCAATGTCGCGATGGCATCCAGATATTCCACGCCGTCACCAGAGGCCGCCCCGAACTTGCGGATGACGTGTGCTGGAGCTGGTCCGTCGGCAACCGTCAGCGCGGCCAGCAACTCCGCATGATTGTCGACGAGCTCCTGACGTTCCGGGGTGTCTGGCCTCACCTTCTCGATGAGACGGCCCAGTCGCTTGATTCGTTCGGCACGCGCCGAGGCCAGGCAGTCCAGGGCACCAGCCAGGATGGCGTCGCCGTACTCGAGTCGGGTGAGGAAGAGTCGTCGCACTTGGCGGTACCACGATTCCAGGGCCGACAGATTGCCCAGATAGGTGATGTTCTTGGCGAGGACGGCTGCCAATTTGCGGTACGAAGCCGTCTCCACCGGCCGATTCACTCCCGCCGGGGCTTCGGGCAGTACGAGCATGCCGTCATCGGGCACATCCGCTCGCAACACGGCGCCGGCCCCGACGACGGTCCCGAAGCCAGTCCTCACCGGGCCGACCGCTCCACCCTGGCCGCCCAGGAAGATCGGGGGCTGGTCGAGCAGTACCCCGCGCGGTACGTCGCCGAACAGAGAGGCCGTGGTCTTGTCGCCGTCCGGGGTGAAGTTGAAGTGAATGTACGACGAGCCCACCTCGGAGTGGTCGGAGCGTGACGTACCGCCGGTGAGCATGGCGTCACAGAAGTTGATGAGGCTGCCCAGCGTGACGAACGGGAAGAGGATCGTCTGCTTGAGCCCGACGGTGTGTGCACCGTTCGCCTGCTCCTCCAGCAGACATCCGCCGCGCACATGCGCTCCCGATCCCATCGACGCCCCGTCCAGGAAGACGGCGTCCTGGGCGAATCCACCCTTGAGCTCGACGCTCCTGCCCAGCCGGCAGTTCTCGATCGTCATCGGGGCTTCGGCCCCGAGGATCGACCCGGACGAGATGACGGTACGGGAACCACGAATCCGGCACCCCGGATGGATGACGACACCCTCGGCACTGATGAGATCGGGATCGACGTCGTCGGTGATGTCGACGGTGCTGGGATTGGGGATCTCGACCCCCTTGGCGATGAGCGCCTCGACGGTTGCAGCTCCACGATTGTCCATCAGTCGTCCTTTCCGGGCCGAGGTGTGTGTTGGTTCCAGCGTATCCGCGTCCACCCAATGTGTGCCTGACGTCTGAATGGCCAACGAGAATCGGTGGCTCGGCACCGATCGGGGCCGATGAAGGGGCCCAGGCGATGAAATCGTGCCGATGAATGGGGGCAGTGGGAGGGGGCCACACCTTGCTGGTTGGGCGGCGGGCGTCACGGCCGTGTGTGCCGGTCGGACGCCCGGGAACCGTGGCTGTTGGGTCGTGGTGCTGGGGAGTCCTCGGGTTGGATGGTGTCGTCGCTGGCAGTGACCTTGACCGAGCCCGTACGTTCGCGTGCCAGGACGAGCCACCCGGCCACGATGACCAGCGCCATTCCGCCGATCTGCCAACCGGTGAGGCGTTGGTGCAGGATGACCAGTCCGGCCAGTGCAGCGAGCATCGGTTCGAAACCGACGATGATGCCGTAGACCTTGGTGCTGATGCGGCGCAGGGCGTACATCTCGAAGCTGTACGGCAGGGCGGAGCTGAGGATGGCGACGGTCAGCCCCAGGAGCAGTGTTGTCGAGTGCAGCAGGTTCGCCCCCGCCTGCGCGATGCCGAGGGGCAGTTGGATGAGGGTGCACAGCACCATGGCGAACCACAGCCCCTCGAGCTGGCGCCAGGCACCGCCCACCCGCTGGGCCGCCTTGGCGTACAGCGCCCAGCACAGTCCGGCGAGCAGTGCCATGCCGATACCGAACAGGCTCAACTGGCTCCAGCGAGCTCCGATGGCTCCCGAGACGCCAGCAACGCCGAGCAGGGCCATGATGATGGCGACGACGTCGCGCCACGACCTGCTGCCCAGGGCAGCCAAGGTGAGCGGGCCCAGGAACTCGACGGTGACGGCCACGCCGTAGGGCAGATGTCCCAGGGCGAAGTAGAACGATGTGTTCATGCCGCCCAGGCACAGTCCCAGGACGAGGACGTTGATCCAGTCGGTGCGGCTGTGGCCACGCAGTCGTGGGCGAGCGATGGGGGCGATGATGAGCGTGGCGATCGTGATTCGCAACGCCACGGTGCCCATCGGGCCGACCTGGGGGATGAGGGTTGCCGCGACGGCACCGCCCAGCTGGACGGACAGCGCTGTGGCAAGCATGAGAAGCACACCGAGATTCACCATTCGGAGTGTAGTGTTCGCCGTCACACGGTGGCTCCTCCCCCTGGCCAGATGGGCCGCGGTGTCATTCCTGCAAGAATGGCTGCCATGACATTTGGCTTCCAGGTGACGTCACGGCTGGACAACGGGTTGGGGCGTACCGGCATCATCCACACACCGCACGGCGACATCGCGACCCCGGCGTTCATCGTCGTGGGCACCAAGGCCAGCGTCAAGGCGCTCACCCCCGATCAGCTCACCGATCTGGGTGCCCAGGCCGTGCTGGCCAATGCCTACCACCTCTTCCTGCAGCCTGGCCCCGATCTGGTGGACGAGGCCGGGGGAGTGGGCCGGTTCATGGCCTGGGATGGCCCCACTTTCACCGACTCTGGGGGGTTTCAGGTGCTGAGCCTGGGGGCCGGGTTCAAGAAGACCCTTGCCATGGACGTCTCCCAGCTCACCGAGGCCGACGTCATCGCAGCCGATCGGGACCGCAAGGCCATGGTCGACGACGGTGGTGTCACCTTCCGCAGCCCGCTCAACGGCGACCTGCACCGGTTCACCCCGGAGGTCTCGATGTCGATCCAGCACCGGCTGGGGGCCGACGTCATGATGGCCTTCGACGAGCTCACGACCCTGCTCAACACCCGCGCCTACCAGGAGGAGGCCCTGGAACGCACCCGGCGGTGGGCCGAGCGCTGCCTGGCCGAGCATCGACGTCTGAGCGCCGAGCGTGCCGAGCGTCCCTACCAGGCCCTCTACGGCGTCATCCAGGGGGCCCAGTACGAGGATCTACGTCGCAAGGCCTGCCGCGATCTCTCCTCGATGAGCGTCGAGGGGCAGCGCTTCGACGGGTTCGGCATTGGTGGGGCCATCGAGAAGGCCAATCTTGGCACGATCGTCGGCTGGTGCGCCGACGAGTTGCCGGAGGATCGTCCTCGTCACCTGCTCGGCATCTCCGAACCCGACGATCTCTTCGCCGCGTGTCGGGCCGGTGCCGACACCTTCGACTGCGTCAACCCCTCCCGGGTGGCGCGCAATGCTGCCATTTACACCGCCGACGGACGCTACAACGTCAACACCGCGCCGTTCCGTCACGATTTCAGGCCGTTGGAGAAGGGCTGTGACTGCTACACCTGCACCCATGTCACCCGCGCCTACCTGCACCACCTCTTCAAGGCCAAGGAGCTGCTCGCCAACACCTTGGCGACGATCCACAACGAACGGTGGACGGTACGTCTGGTCGACGGCATCCGTGCCGCCATGGCCAGTGGCGAACTCGACGATTTCGAGGCAGAGTTCATGGGCCGATGGAATGCCCACGGTGGACGTCTGGTGCCAACGGCACGGTGACGCCTCTCAGCGCTGCACTGTCGGCCCGGACGCCCCAGTCTGCTCGGCCAGCCGTGCTTGGTAGCTCGGTTCATGCTTCTTGATGACCCCGATCACCCGGCGCGTCACGGGGATGAAGGCGTACTCGACGAGGGTCTTCCACAGAAAACCGAAGAAGGCGTAGTTGAGCCACTGGCCGAAGCTGGAGATGCCCACCACCGGGGCGGCGATGGTGCAGAAGATGACGGTGTCGACGAGCTCGCCCACGCCGGTGGAGCTCATAAGACGCCCGATGAGGCCGCGTTCGAGCCAGCGGTCCTTCATTCGCGTCATGATGAACGAGTTCGTGAGTTGACCGCACACGAATCCGCACAGCCCGGCGGCGACGATCTGCCAGACGGGCCCCAGGGCCCCGGCGATCTGGGCGTCGTGCATGCGGGAGTAGTCGTCGTCGAATCCGGGCAGGGCGATGATGACCCAGAAACACAGCACCGCCATCAGGGCCATGATGAATCCCATGGCGATGGCACGACGGGCGGCCTTCATGCCGTACACCTCGGTGGTGATGTCGCCCAGGACGTAGGCGAGCGGAAAGAGGAAGAAGCCGCCGTCGGTGGTGATCGGGCCGAGTTGCACGCCCTTGGAACCACCGATGTTGCTGATGATCACGGTGACGCACATCATTGCCAGGATGATGTCGAAGTAGCCGGAGCCACGATCGGCGTACACGGCAGTTCTCGGGGTACGAGTGGTCTCGTTGGTTGTCACGCCAGAGCATTTTAGGCCCCGCGGCCAGACATCGGTGAATGCACTCCTCAGGGCCATTCCCAGCGCTTTTCGGGGCAATCCGGCATGACGCCGAGGACGTTCCCGCGCCTTGGTGCTCACGGGCTCTGCTGGGTTCGCCGGGCTGGCGGGTGGTGCTGCTATCGTCGATCTCACCGCACACCTGAGGAGGAGTCATGACCGTCGCCACGAGCGAACTCGGCATCAAGCCGCAGGCCCAGCTGTATCCCGAGATCGAGCCCTACGACACCCGGATGTTGGATCTGGGCGATGGCCAGCAGATCTACGTCGAGCAGTGCGGCAATCCCGAGGGCAAACCGGTGATCTTCCTGCATGGTGGCCCCGGTGGCGGTGGTGGCACCGAGCGTCGTCGCTTCTTCGATCCGCAGGCCTACCGGATCGTCGTCATCGACCAGCGTGGCTGTGGCCTGTCCACCCCGCACATCGCCTCGGCCCAGACGTCAGCCGACATGGCGACCAACACGACGTGGAATCTCGTCGACGACTGCGAACGGGTGCGCACGGCACTTGGCATCGACACATGGCAGGTGTTCGGCGGTTCATGGGGTTCGTGTCTGGCCCTGGCCTATGCCGAGACCCATCCCGAGGCGGTGAGCGAGCTCGTGCTGCGTGGCATCTTCACCCTGCGCCAGAACGAGCTGGACTGGTACTACAACGAAGGTGCCTCCAACGTCTTCCCGGACCTGTGGGCCAAGTTCTGCGAGCCACTGCGCCGCGCCGGCCATGACTTCTCCCAGGACAACATCTCGGCCTACTACGACCTGCTGTGGGACCCGAGCCCGGCCGTCCACGGACCGGCAGCCGTGGCATGGACGAGCTGGGAGGCTGCGACGACGACGCTGGGATACCAGCAGTCCCACGTCGACGAGATGGCTGATCCCGAGTACGCCCTGGCCTTCGCCCGCATCGAGAACCACTACTTCGTCAACCACGGATTCATGACGGAGGGCCAGCTCATCCGCAACGCGAATCTGTTGGCAGACATCCCGACGGTCATCGTCCAGGGCCGCTACGACATGTGCTGCCCGGCGACCACGGCGGTGGATCTCAAACGTGCCCTGCCGACGGCGGACCTGCGCATCGTCATGGCCGGCCACTCCGCCTTCGAGCCGCTCATCACGTCCGAACTGGTCAAGGTGTGTGACGAGTTCGCCGGGCGGTGAAGATGGTGACGCCACCCAACTCCAAGCGGGTGGACATGGCCTTGATCACATCGGTCGTCCCTGGCACCTGAGATTCTCGGGTGAAAAACAGTGTGCAACACTCAGGTGCTCGGGCCATCCCCAGTCCCGAACTGCACGCTGCGCCATCCGCCCGCACAGATCGGCGATGATCGGTGTCAGCGTGCCATGTGCTGCGGTCCATGACCAGCGGTACACCATCGCACCCCTGGCCATGTCGCTGCGTTGATCCAGGCGGTCTCGACGAAGCGAGTCCAGGGACAGCTCGGTCAGCTGAAGTGTTGCCGCCGTCCCCGCCAGGCCGATCATTGGTTCATCGGCCAGCCACGAACCAGCATGACGGGAACCAGCCAGGAATCCGTCGCGCACGGCAGCGACGAACTCTGTGGGAACTCCCACGAGACCATCACAACTGGCCCACGGCATCACCAGATTGACGACGTCGACTGCCGGGTGGTGAACGGAGGCTGCTTCGTAGTCGACGAATCTGGCGTGATCGGTGATGAGCACATTGCCGGGACGTGGATCGGCCTGGGTGACGACCTCAGCCGTCTCACTGCCACGTAGTGCCGCGAACATCTCGAGTTCGGCATCGTCGGGCACGTCGAGTCCCAGTGCCGCGCACAGTGTCGTCAGGCCACGCGCTGGCAGACGAGGAGAGGCTGGCCCGCCCGTTGAGCGTGTCTGGGGGTCGAGGCGACGGATGGCGTCCTGAAATGCGACGACCCTGTCGCGTGTCGGGCGATCAGAAGTTTCCTGCCTCGATGCCGCCATCACAGTCGCTGTCGCCCGTCCCCACATCTCGGCGGCGGCCAGCGCGGCCGAGGGGTCGTTGCCAGCCAGAATGGTTCCCAGACTCGTGCCTGGCACATCCTCCATGACCACCACGCCCAGGTCCTGGTCGGCCGCGTAGCACAGTGGTGCATTCGCCAGACTGCGCAACCCGGCAATCTCCCGGACGATCCCCAACCCACCGGAGTTGTGTGACATGGCCTGGGAGTGAAAGCACTTGGCGATCACGGTGCGGGCACCGCCAGTGGCCGTTGTCGAACCGTCCACCCAGCAGCGGGCCACCGAGGTGCGCATCCCCGTACCGAGCGTCTGCGCCACCGACAGCTCACTGCCCAGGACATATGCGGCATCGTCGATCCACCCCATGCCCATGCGTGCCTCCATTCCCCGTCCAGTGCTCGCCGGATCCCATGCCGTCCACAGCCCAAGCTGCCCGGTCGCTGCGTCTGAAACTGTACGTCCACCGATGTGCAGGCCCCGGGAGTCTCGTCATGGCCGGGTGGGATGCTCGGGTTCTCGACGCTGTACGGTACTCGACTACAGTTGAAGGGTATCTGGCACGCGAGCACCCATGGAGATTGTCCTGAGCACCACAACACCCAATGCACCTGCCACTCGCGTTTTCACCGTTCCCGCCGGTGTCCCCATGATCAGTCTGGTTGGCCCCAGTGACGAATTCCTGCGTCGGCTGGAGGACGATCTGGACGCGGAGATCCTGGTACGTGGCAATGAGGTCCGTCTGTCCGGTTCCCCGGATCATGTGAGTGAGGCCACCGAGGTCCTCACCGAGATGGTGACGATTCTGCGCACCGGGCATTCACTGCGCATCGATGACGTCGATCGCATCGTCACCATGACCCGCAAGGGCGAGGCCCCGGCGCAGGTGATGACGGCCGACATCATCAGCCATCACGGCCACGTCATCCGCCCCAAGACTCGCAACCAGAAGCGTTACGTCGACGCCATGGATGCCAACACCATCGTCTTCGGGATTGGCCCGGCCGGCACCGGGAAGACGTATCTGGCCATGGCCAAGGCGGTGCAGGCACTGCATGCCAAGAAGGTGAGCCGGATCATCCTCACTCGTCCAGCAGTGGAGGCCGGCGAGAAGATGGGGTTCCTGCCCGGTACCCTC from Cutibacterium granulosum includes:
- the dnaJ gene encoding molecular chaperone DnaJ translates to MSTDYYEVLGVPRDASAEQIKKAYRRKAMKLHPDVAGPGSEDEFKLVQEAYEVLQDPQKRAVFDRGGDPNSRGGGFDGFSSGGFDFTNLVDAMFGDASPFGGSSRGPRSRTRRGQDALVRLRLTLAEAVFGITKPLDVDTAVVCPTCQGNGSQDGSQPTTCENCKGSGEVISVQRSFLGNIRTAQPCPVCRGFGTVIPHPCQECSGEGRVRTTRTINVRIPAGVADGNRIHLESQGEVGPGGGPAGDLYVELTVARHDVFRRNGQNLEMTISVPMTAAALGTTIPVRTLEADRDDMDKALGSVDLDIPAGTQSGTKVTIEERGVPRLRASGRGDLVVEVIVQTPTKLDHEQEELLHRLAEMREETSPAVSVHSSSGGKKVFSRLREAFGG
- the tgt gene encoding tRNA guanosine(34) transglycosylase Tgt; translated protein: MTFGFQVTSRLDNGLGRTGIIHTPHGDIATPAFIVVGTKASVKALTPDQLTDLGAQAVLANAYHLFLQPGPDLVDEAGGVGRFMAWDGPTFTDSGGFQVLSLGAGFKKTLAMDVSQLTEADVIAADRDRKAMVDDGGVTFRSPLNGDLHRFTPEVSMSIQHRLGADVMMAFDELTTLLNTRAYQEEALERTRRWAERCLAEHRRLSAERAERPYQALYGVIQGAQYEDLRRKACRDLSSMSVEGQRFDGFGIGGAIEKANLGTIVGWCADELPEDRPRHLLGISEPDDLFAACRAGADTFDCVNPSRVARNAAIYTADGRYNVNTAPFRHDFRPLEKGCDCYTCTHVTRAYLHHLFKAKELLANTLATIHNERWTVRLVDGIRAAMASGELDDFEAEFMGRWNAHGGRLVPTAR
- a CDS encoding 16S rRNA (uracil(1498)-N(3))-methyltransferase; the encoded protein is MSDACFIADLGPATSGDQPPAVGDLVEITGSEAHHAAVVRRIEVGESVLVTNGQGLAVRGPVVGVAKRCVQVRVAETLRSAEHAHRWVAVQALAKGDRADRAVETLTEMGADEIIAWQASRSISRWSVDKRDKGVAKWQATAREATKQSRRLTIPPVRFATTRQICQRIRKTERTFVLHESAETTVDPSQIPAGGEVMFIVGPEGGISPDELDAFVDAGALPILVSDGVLRTSTAGVVGLAQLRILAGD
- a CDS encoding queuosine precursor transporter: MTTNETTRTPRTAVYADRGSGYFDIILAMMCVTVIISNIGGSKGVQLGPITTDGGFFLFPLAYVLGDITTEVYGMKAARRAIAMGFIMALMAVLCFWVIIALPGFDDDYSRMHDAQIAGALGPVWQIVAAGLCGFVCGQLTNSFIMTRMKDRWLERGLIGRLMSSTGVGELVDTVIFCTIAAPVVGISSFGQWLNYAFFGFLWKTLVEYAFIPVTRRVIGVIKKHEPSYQARLAEQTGASGPTVQR
- a CDS encoding PhoH family protein encodes the protein MEIVLSTTTPNAPATRVFTVPAGVPMISLVGPSDEFLRRLEDDLDAEILVRGNEVRLSGSPDHVSEATEVLTEMVTILRTGHSLRIDDVDRIVTMTRKGEAPAQVMTADIISHHGHVIRPKTRNQKRYVDAMDANTIVFGIGPAGTGKTYLAMAKAVQALHAKKVSRIILTRPAVEAGEKMGFLPGTLTEKIDPYLRPLHDALRDMVGSDAVPRLMDSGTVEVAPLAYMRGRTLNDAFVILDEAQNTSPQQMKMFLTRLGFGSKIVVTGDITQTDLPGSMQSGLRVVRGILDGVDDIAFCNLTSTDVVRHELVGRIVAAYDHYDAQKMEHDSGSRGPGRVIADARTHMATITERQSGTTHLRTSEDGDHATPRRNA
- a CDS encoding phosphotransferase; this encodes MGMGWIDDAAYVLGSELSVAQTLGTGMRTSVARCWVDGSTTATGGARTVIAKCFHSQAMSHNSGGLGIVREIAGLRSLANAPLCYAADQDLGVVVMEDVPGTSLGTILAGNDPSAALAAAEMWGRATATVMAASRQETSDRPTRDRVVAFQDAIRRLDPQTRSTGGPASPRLPARGLTTLCAALGLDVPDDAELEMFAALRGSETAEVVTQADPRPGNVLITDHARFVDYEAASVHHPAVDVVNLVMPWASCDGLVGVPTEFVAAVRDGFLAGSRHAGSWLADEPMIGLAGTAATLQLTELSLDSLRRDRLDQRSDMARGAMVYRWSWTAAHGTLTPIIADLCGRMAQRAVRDWGWPEHLSVAHCFSPENLRCQGRPM
- the pip gene encoding prolyl aminopeptidase; this encodes MTVATSELGIKPQAQLYPEIEPYDTRMLDLGDGQQIYVEQCGNPEGKPVIFLHGGPGGGGGTERRRFFDPQAYRIVVIDQRGCGLSTPHIASAQTSADMATNTTWNLVDDCERVRTALGIDTWQVFGGSWGSCLALAYAETHPEAVSELVLRGIFTLRQNELDWYYNEGASNVFPDLWAKFCEPLRRAGHDFSQDNISAYYDLLWDPSPAVHGPAAVAWTSWEAATTTLGYQQSHVDEMADPEYALAFARIENHYFVNHGFMTEGQLIRNANLLADIPTVIVQGRYDMCCPATTAVDLKRALPTADLRIVMAGHSAFEPLITSELVKVCDEFAGR
- a CDS encoding DoxX family protein: MSLFKFVARAAAAAPMVKGGLNAAQNADQLTGIIEEFIDSLPQQVKSQLSDVEPTLLAKINGCTMVAASAAMVLGIKPRTAATILALQLVPTTLAGHPFWNYEGDARAQQIDEFVRNVGYAGGLLAIATAAKKSKKK
- a CDS encoding UDP-N-acetylglucosamine: MDNRGAATVEALIAKGVEIPNPSTVDITDDVDPDLISAEGVVIHPGCRIRGSRTVISSGSILGAEAPMTIENCRLGRSVELKGGFAQDAVFLDGASMGSGAHVRGGCLLEEQANGAHTVGLKQTILFPFVTLGSLINFCDAMLTGGTSRSDHSEVGSSYIHFNFTPDGDKTTASLFGDVPRGVLLDQPPIFLGGQGGAVGPVRTGFGTVVGAGAVLRADVPDDGMLVLPEAPAGVNRPVETASYRKLAAVLAKNITYLGNLSALESWYRQVRRLFLTRLEYGDAILAGALDCLASARAERIKRLGRLIEKVRPDTPERQELVDNHAELLAALTVADGPAPAHVIRKFGAASGDGVEYLDAIATLNDEERHDVTAWLSAIVAEQHRTAAQTIPALSAQF